One Methanofervidicoccus abyssi genomic window, CAAGGGGTACAAATGTAGTTACAGGTATCAAGATATTTATTAAGTTGATAATCCAGAGGTTGATATAAAAGTGATATCATGCACTACTTCTCTGAAAAACCAACATCTGCCCATAAGGAGAGATTAATTGAAGCTATCTTAAGGGGTAGAAAGTTTATATTTAAAACAGACAGTGGTGTATTTTCACCTAAAAAAGTAGATAAGGGCACTAAGATACTTGTAGAAACTTTGGAGTTAGATAAGAAGGATAAATTGTTAGATGTTGGTTGTGGATATGGAGTTATAGGTATAAGTGTATGTGATGAGGTAGATACTGTAGTTATGACGGATATAAACAGGAGAGCTGTGAAACTTGCAAAGGAGAATATAAAAATAAATAACTTAGAAGATAGGAACATAGAGGTACTCCACAGCGATTTATATGAGAAGGTGAAGGATAGAAGATTTACAAAGATCGTATCAAATCCCCCAATAAAGGCGGGAAAGGAAGTTGTTCATAGAATAGTTAGAGAAGGTAAAGAATTATTGGAGAAGGGAGGTAGTATATGGCTTGTAGTCCAGAGAAAGCATGGGGCAAAATCCCTTGCAAAGTATATGGAAGATACATTTGACA contains:
- a CDS encoding class I SAM-dependent methyltransferase; the protein is MHYFSEKPTSAHKERLIEAILRGRKFIFKTDSGVFSPKKVDKGTKILVETLELDKKDKLLDVGCGYGVIGISVCDEVDTVVMTDINRRAVKLAKENIKINNLEDRNIEVLHSDLYEKVKDRRFTKIVSNPPIKAGKEVVHRIVREGKELLEKGGSIWLVVQRKHGAKSLAKYMEDTFDNVRTVTVKGGYRVLTSRRED